One window of the Atribacteraceae bacterium genome contains the following:
- a CDS encoding polymer-forming cytoskeletal protein, giving the protein MNWTERLSACRDTLQFRFKSERIYTFLARHPIEAVFPAGTLYSGVIEAEGLVRIEGRCQGTVRAPMVVIARGSLVTAEIKTHCLYVEGHFRGQATTAFLYLAEGSLLEGEVRTESLFTETGAACKGKLIVEKGTNGYACDIREIAPSGTTKAH; this is encoded by the coding sequence ATGAACTGGACCGAGAGGCTTTCCGCTTGCCGGGACACCCTGCAATTCCGTTTTAAGAGTGAAAGGATTTATACCTTCCTTGCCCGCCATCCCATTGAGGCGGTATTTCCCGCCGGGACGCTGTATTCCGGAGTGATTGAGGCCGAGGGATTGGTGCGGATCGAAGGGAGATGCCAGGGCACCGTACGCGCCCCGATGGTCGTCATCGCTCGGGGTTCCCTGGTGACTGCCGAGATCAAAACCCACTGCCTGTATGTGGAAGGTCATTTTCGGGGACAAGCCACCACCGCTTTCCTGTATTTGGCGGAGGGAAGCCTGCTGGAAGGAGAGGTCAGGACGGAATCGCTCTTTACCGAAACCGGTGCCGCCTGTAAGGGAAAACTCATCGTAGAAAAGGGGACGAATGGTTATGCCTGCGACATTCGGGAAATTGCGCCCTCAGGAACTACAAAGGCTCATTGA
- a CDS encoding AIR synthase family protein, producing MPATFGKLRPQELQRLIDYRGAPREELIVGSHLGRDCGVLDFDGFLVSATCDPITGVTNRAGALAVHLVANDLAASGAEPVAILVSLIFPPPGNVAAIEQTMREIDKTAKTLAITVAGGHTEISDIVNRPLIQCTGLGRLMKSRYPDVTKLQPADEIVMTKTAGIEGTALLAENRARELSRSMRPEEIARARELFEHLSVLPEGRIAAEHDIHCLHDATEGGVVGAVWEVCAGQKLGFTLREDAVPIHPLTGRIGRAFDLDPLKLLSSGTLLIFTPASQPLIQDLHQAGIPAARIGTVESDPACCTIRRRNGTIEPVTTCPLDEFWRIK from the coding sequence ATGCCTGCGACATTCGGGAAATTGCGCCCTCAGGAACTACAAAGGCTCATTGACTACCGGGGTGCACCGCGGGAAGAACTCATTGTCGGGTCGCACCTCGGCCGGGATTGCGGTGTGCTCGATTTTGACGGTTTCCTGGTCAGCGCCACCTGTGACCCAATTACGGGAGTGACCAACCGGGCCGGCGCACTGGCGGTCCACCTGGTAGCCAATGACCTGGCGGCCTCTGGGGCCGAACCGGTCGCCATCCTGGTCAGCCTGATCTTTCCCCCCCCTGGGAACGTTGCGGCGATCGAGCAAACGATGCGGGAAATCGACAAGACGGCCAAGACCCTCGCCATCACTGTAGCAGGAGGGCATACGGAAATTTCCGATATAGTCAACCGGCCCCTGATTCAGTGTACGGGACTGGGGCGGCTGATGAAGTCCCGGTATCCGGATGTGACGAAGCTACAACCGGCAGATGAGATCGTCATGACCAAAACAGCCGGCATTGAGGGCACCGCGCTTTTGGCCGAAAACCGGGCAAGGGAACTCAGCCGGTCGATGAGACCGGAAGAGATTGCGCGAGCCCGGGAGTTGTTCGAGCATCTGAGTGTGTTACCGGAAGGCCGGATCGCGGCTGAGCACGATATTCACTGCCTGCATGACGCCACCGAGGGCGGAGTGGTGGGAGCGGTGTGGGAAGTCTGTGCCGGCCAAAAACTCGGCTTTACATTGCGGGAAGACGCTGTTCCAATTCATCCCCTGACCGGACGGATCGGCCGGGCCTTCGACCTCGATCCTCTTAAGCTTCTCTCCTCGGGGACACTCCTCATTTTCACCCCCGCTTCCCAGCCTCTCATTCAGGACCTCCATCAGGCCGGCATACCCGCTGCCCGTATCGGAACCGTGGAGTCCGACCCCGCCTGCTGCACCATCCGGCGCCGGAACGGAACGATAGAGCCTGTGACCACCTGTCCTCTGGATGAATTCTGGAGGATAAAATAA
- a CDS encoding isoprenylcysteine carboxylmethyltransferase family protein, whose product MEKEAMTKTRECTPLLFPYRGIIWGGVGLFAFCVTRGNPVLFVCGTGLICAGEALRIWGVGYIRNYRGPMREAKALVTGGPYAYVRNPLYLANAVIGCGIALLTGVWWILLLFCVVYVLLYGRIIREEESYLARRFPGEYRQYAASVPRILPRRTPYPRRRGSFSWLVIPKKEVHTFATIALIVGAFYLRSFTGLRAFVDRVLF is encoded by the coding sequence ATGGAGAAAGAAGCAATGACAAAAACCAGGGAGTGTACCCCGCTCCTCTTTCCCTACCGCGGTATCATTTGGGGAGGGGTAGGCCTGTTCGCCTTTTGCGTGACCCGGGGGAATCCGGTTCTTTTTGTCTGTGGGACTGGGCTGATATGCGCCGGTGAGGCGCTACGGATCTGGGGTGTCGGCTACATCCGGAATTACCGGGGGCCGATGCGGGAAGCCAAGGCTCTGGTCACCGGAGGGCCGTATGCCTACGTGCGCAATCCCTTGTATCTTGCCAATGCCGTGATCGGGTGCGGCATCGCCCTGTTAACCGGCGTCTGGTGGATTCTCCTCCTCTTTTGTGTGGTCTATGTCCTCCTCTATGGGCGCATCATCCGCGAGGAGGAGTCCTACCTGGCCCGACGCTTTCCAGGGGAGTACCGGCAGTACGCCGCCTCCGTTCCCCGGATCCTCCCCCGCCGGACTCCTTATCCCAGGAGGCGGGGGTCCTTTTCCTGGCTGGTGATCCCGAAAAAGGAAGTACATACCTTCGCGACCATAGCTCTCATCGTCGGGGCGTTTTATCTACGAAGTTTCACCGGGTTACGCGCCTTCGTGGATCGGGTTCTCTTCTGA
- the amaP gene encoding alkaline shock response membrane anchor protein AmaP translates to MIFWGKLFALILALLVLIVAGFFSVVVLRFISALAIQRWIVSCVLFFTRHWLYQAFGLLIAAALVFVGLILLRFLLHRPDRSVLYHTPQGDIKISYNSIKALARDVLKNNPDILTLEPEVEKTGNSAWLNLRMTVKSSVSVTDFSPMVQSKVREAIERHTGITLKDVKLFIDLRSEENPIHEGA, encoded by the coding sequence ATGATATTTTGGGGAAAGCTGTTCGCCTTGATCTTGGCCCTACTGGTTTTGATCGTCGCCGGGTTTTTCTCTGTGGTCGTTCTGCGGTTCATCAGCGCTTTGGCCATCCAGCGGTGGATCGTTTCCTGCGTGCTGTTTTTCACCCGTCACTGGCTGTACCAGGCTTTCGGGCTCCTCATCGCCGCGGCCCTGGTGTTTGTCGGTCTAATCCTCCTGCGCTTCCTATTGCACCGGCCCGACCGTTCGGTCCTCTACCACACCCCGCAAGGAGATATCAAGATCTCGTACAACTCCATAAAGGCCCTGGCCCGGGACGTCCTGAAGAACAATCCGGACATCCTGACTCTGGAACCGGAAGTGGAAAAAACGGGGAACAGCGCCTGGCTTAACCTCAGAATGACGGTCAAGTCCAGCGTCTCCGTGACCGATTTCTCACCGATGGTTCAGAGTAAAGTTCGGGAGGCCATCGAACGGCATACCGGGATTACCCTGAAAGACGTGAAGCTGTTCATCGACTTGCGTTCAGAAGAGAACCCGATCCACGAAGGCGCGTAA